Genomic window (Pyrus communis chromosome 13, drPyrComm1.1, whole genome shotgun sequence):
CGCAGAGTGACTTCTGTTATTACACCAAGCGTTCTTCACTTCCAATCACCAGGCGGGTCAAATCATACCAGTTACGTGCAAAGTTTTTAATGTTCACAACACGCCTAACTACCTAGAAGATTAACCACATAGTTCTAAAAGAGAAAATAGAATAGGAAACAAACCCTGCAGCACTCTTTCTAGCACGAGAGATGCAATCTTAACAATATCTCCATTTGCAAGTACTACCTGGAAGATGAACAACATAAGAAATACAACATTACAAATTTGAGTCGCGTATCAATTAGAGATTGGTGACATTATCACGCATGGTTCCAGACCTACATgctaaaaacaaaatcatgaaaatcAATATTAAACTAGACCAACGAAACTAAAGTTTACATGAATATCGTTGATAGAATAAAAAACCAATAGTGCAACAAGATAATCAAACTATTAATTGTATATGAGTTTTAAATGCTACCAATTGGTGACAAACACTTAAACAAGTAAAAATGAAAGGGTTTGGTTAGCCGGTCATGATTCCATTGAGCAAGGAAGAACAGACATGCAAGTCATCGTCTTGAAGAGGAGACCTCAAACGTTAAGAGGGAGAGAGATCTTAATGTGATCAAAACTAAGTGGTCAGCAGTATCAATAAAGATTGGAAAACACGTGTAAAAATCTTTGATTCATCTTCACAACTTTCCAGGTCTTTTCGATATCATTCTGAGATTTCTTACGTATTGTGTGTTTATATTAAGAGAGTTGCTAAGGAAACTTTCTTAAAGTGAGACTTACAGTTTAACATTAATTCTCATGCAAACACTATCAATCATCACATGTTGAAGAGTTTTCAATCTAAAGTTGGCAGTCATGAAGCATAAacagattaatttttttttttaaattatattttaatttatgcatAATTAATTGTCCCATCTTCTTCCCAAATCTGGAACCCATTAAAGTTATTTCATCGCCTCTGGCTTCCTCCGTCGTCATCCACACCCGCTCCCCTTCTCCTCCTCCCATGTCAGATTATCTCTACCCTGGGCAAAGAGGtgatatttgaaattttctattttcatttttgagaTATCTGAAATGATATCGAAAAGAGGTGATATTTGAAATAGCCGGCGGGGTGGGAcgggggaagaagaaagagaggataAAGGGAAGAAAATAGCCGGCGGCAAAGAGGtgatatttgaaattttctattttcatttttgagaTATCTGAAATGTTAACTAGAGAAATGTGGCGAGCATCCCCATAATTAATTGTAGGTCTATCAAACGGGTctgttttgtcattttcatgtcatactcgttatcttaacgggttctTAAAATATGATTTGATAATGACATGATTGGTTAACGGGTCATTTCATGTCGGGTTAATGGGTCATACAAGAAATTGACACGCCTAATGTCTAGATTTAgcaaacaatatttttattaagaatgagTCTCACATTGATAGGAGGATGGACCTTGCATAGGTTTATAAGAGGttaggctactccccatattgccaattggttttatagtgggTTGTACCATGTGTGAAGTCAAACGGTCACACGACACATGCTCCACGTCACCCCgctgtgttgtccacgtgttaaacttgaaaattatgAGGGAGCATGTTGaaaatgaatcccacattgatgagagaatgaatctcacattgatgagagggatcttgcatgggcttataagtaagttggactactccccatattgtcaattggttttatggtggaaccttaactttcttcatagtATTAGAACAGATTGTCCCACGTGtaaagccaaacggccacacgtgctccacatcaccctgttgtgttgtccacgtgttaggcttgaaaatttgtcacacGTAAGAAGGCGTGTGGAGAATGAGTCTCACATGgatgggaggagggacctttgcatggacttataagtaagtttgactactccctatattgccaattggttttatggtggaacctcaactttcttcatggtatcaaagcaggttgtcccatgtgcgaagccaaacggccacacgcaCTCCATGTCACCAGGttatgttgtccacgtgttaagcttaaaaattcgccacacgtgagggggcgtgttaAGAACGAGttccacattgatgggaggagggacattgcatgggcttataagaggttgagttacttcccatattgccaattggttttagggtagaaccccaactttcttcaatTTTATCGGGGTTCTTAAAGGGTGACCCGATAACGGCCCGACTAGTTAACAAATTGACCCGAAACCCATTATTTTGTATGATTTTGTGTCGGGTTAACGGCCCGACTAGTCATGCAAAAAATTGCTAAGTCTAGTtaatggtggtgagcaaaaataatCTTTCAGAACAATTGCTAAGCCTAGTTACAAGCTTCAAAGAATGATCTTGTAAAGCGATGAATTTGCATCATTAAACAATTTATTGGCTAGATCACGGGAGATTCTCGGTTGTCTCCCAGATAtaccattctctccctatattTCTCGTCATGTGATTATAGATATGGGGCCTCTGCCTCCTCTATCTATCAATCAATACACCGCGTATTTGGCTTGCATATCCCAGAACTCCTTAGTTTGCTTCACTATCTCTGTGCGTTCGGCGTTGTACCTCTCTTTCCAATAGTCTTTGCACCTGGTAGGGTGTTAGGAGTCAGAAAAGGGTAGCTCTCTCACAATAAGTTAAAAACCATTGAAGACTTTCAATTTTCTGACCTTGTTTTCAAGAGCAGATCTAGTTCCAACATGTGCACTGCTTTAGCAAACACTCCAGCCTGCATTCGAGGAGGATACGAACTTAGGATCAAACGATATATGATATGAAATTTTAAtcctttctttcaaattttatataAGATTATCACCAGTTTCTTCAAAACTATCTACATACCTCTCTGCATAGTGGGCACTTTGCATCCAGGCCTGCAGATTTAGGGCCTTGGAAAATAAACACAGAAGCAGCTGCGCAAGCACAAGGCTTGCAGAACAGGTGGCCGCAGCTCAAAGCATATGGATTGAAAACAGTTTCCTGTGAGTCATACACATCAGAATTCAGAACAGTTACGTACAAATGCCAACTTTTTCTCATTCTGAATGCAAGTGAAAGGACCTTACCAAGCATACAGCACAAGTCAGATCATATTCCATCTTTAAGTTGTGAGGAAGCATCAATGTCATTGTAGGTGGTGCCGCATCGAGATCACAGGAAAAGCGACCAGAAACCTCATTGAGCTCTTCATCATCTAATCCATCAAGATTCAAATAAAAAGCACCCAATTCTATAAGCCAAGGTGATTGTAAAATCTCAATATGTTGAGCCCGCATCTTGGATTTGAAAAGCTTGCCATTCTCAGAGCTATGTATCTGTAGTTTTAGATTTTGAACAAAGGAACACTGTTAGTTACAGAACACCCTCAACCAAGTtagcaaggaaaaaaaatgaccAGTTGCGTGCATACTTTATCATATTTCTCAAGGATTTTTCTGATAGCAATTGCGTTCATCGTAACATACTCGATCAGCATCCGCCCTTTTTCTACCATGGCTTGTTGATCATTCACGAAACACTGACGAAACCGCAGTAAGTATCTTTGCGCTCCGGTAGCAACATGCAGATGGAGGAGATGTCTGACTCTCAAACTAAAACATAGAGCTATGTCCGAAACCTCCTTCATTAACTCTGTGAAAAAGGCCTGATCACACACTACAACATAGAAAATTGATAGCAGATGAGTGAGACAACGGAATatggttataacttataagtAAGCAACAATGCTAACACGGAGAAGAAATAACAAATAACTTTACAGATAAGCTCAGTCTACAGAAATATATTAGTCATGATATGTCACTTCTTTAACAAAATTCCCAAATGTCGACATCCTTCTAAGAAACAAGGAAAGTAGGAAAGCACGATTGGGGCAGCAACTCGCATTCGTTAGGAAAGTTGGAATAAGTccttttt
Coding sequences:
- the LOC137713774 gene encoding probable E3 ubiquitin-protein ligase BAH1-like isoform X2; the encoded protein is MKFGETYTEFLHKEKIRFSENCSHVEYKRLKNVLKTCQSCKALQESSAAQGQEVCDQAFFTELMKEVSDIALCFSLRVRHLLHLHVATGAQRYLLRFRQCFVNDQQAMVEKGRMLIEYVTMNAIAIRKILEKYDKIHSSENGKLFKSKMRAQHIEILQSPWLIELGAFYLNLDGLDDEELNEVSGRFSCDLDAAPPTMTLMLPHNLKMEYDLTCAVCLETVFNPYALSCGHLFCKPCACAAASVFIFQGPKSAGLDAKCPLCREAGVFAKAVHMLELDLLLKTRCKDYWKERYNAERTEIVKQTKEFWDMQAKYAVY
- the LOC137713774 gene encoding probable E3 ubiquitin-protein ligase BAH1-like 1 isoform X1, which encodes MKFGETYTEFLHKEKIRFSENCSHVEYKRLKNVLKTCQSCKALQESSAAQGQEGASNQNQQLCQCQSCPLCDQAFFTELMKEVSDIALCFSLRVRHLLHLHVATGAQRYLLRFRQCFVNDQQAMVEKGRMLIEYVTMNAIAIRKILEKYDKIHSSENGKLFKSKMRAQHIEILQSPWLIELGAFYLNLDGLDDEELNEVSGRFSCDLDAAPPTMTLMLPHNLKMEYDLTCAVCLETVFNPYALSCGHLFCKPCACAAASVFIFQGPKSAGLDAKCPLCREAGVFAKAVHMLELDLLLKTRCKDYWKERYNAERTEIVKQTKEFWDMQAKYAVY